Genomic window (Cytophagales bacterium):
TTAATTCGTGTAATTGGTTGAGATATTAAATGCAAATATACTAAATTTATCTGAATGATCATAAATTAGTTTAAAATGGTTGCGTAGCAGCTTCTTCTAAAAAGGCTTCTATTTCCTTATCAGCTACTTTGGTTTTTAAAAATTCTATTGGTTCGCTTCGGTCAATGTGTTTGAAATAGCCTAATTGTTCACGAAATAGTTTTTCATTAAAAAGGTTTTTAAATATTTGTTTCGTTCTTGAAGAAATTTCAAAAAAACTATAATGGTCTTTTATAATAAAATATATATCAACATAATCCCTCCATTTTGCTCTGTAACTAAGAACAAATGCCTTCATAGCCGCGAGATCCAATATATTGGGCATATTGATAATGTCATTAAATTTTACTTTTGCTTCAATCTTGTGAGGAAAATTAAAGAATGTGATCTTAACTTTATTAACTTTGATCGTAAATTCTCCTTCTTCTGAATAAACTATTTCATCAATTGTATAATTATTCTTATGGATCTTTTGTTTTACATTGCTAATTCTGAATTCTTTATCTCTGAACAGGTCAAAATCAACCGATCTTCTGTGGCCTATCTGTAATGCTATTGCTGTGCCGCCTACCAGGTAGAATTGGTTTGAGAAAGATTTGATCAAAGGTAATAGTTCAACCTGCTCTTTTGTGAGGATCTCTTCGTGCATGTCTTTTGAAATACAAATTAAAGAAATTGATCGTTCGTTTGTGGTAATTCAAGCGTTTATGTGATGTTTGTTCATAAAATATCTCAGCCGCTTTATCAATCCCAACCAGCTCAAAAAGTTTCTTCACGCTTTTTTCATCGCCATAGTTCAGGATAGTCTCAACTAATAAGCCGAGACTTATTTCATGCAGTCTTTTCGGGTCTGCCGACCAGAAGATGGTTTTGTTTTCTTTGATGAAGTTTATTATTTTGGGGGAATGGGGCATAATATAAATTATTGATAACGTAAAGTATAAAAAACGTAAGGCATTAGAAATACTAATCTGTCAACCAAACAGTAACCTGAAATATAAACACAAACTGTTCTGAAAGCACTAGTTTAGTTACCCTATATTTTTTATACAATGTTGCAAAAGTGCTTTTCTGTCGGTCAAGTAGTTTCTAGTGTCTGCGGTTTTATATTATACTTCTTGCGGATTGCTTTCATTTCTTTTTTTAAAATGTCGGGTTGTTTCCAATATTTTTCACTTAACTTTTCCCGAATTTCCCGCATCATTTGAACTGCGTCAAATTTTTTATTCTTTTTCATTGTCTTTTGATTTTAGAATTTCTCTCGGTGTTCTTATTTCAATAATTCTGTAACCTAGTCGCAGGTTAATAGAATTGTAAAGTCGTATACGTTCAAGATTTACAATGTGTTTGAAATTCCAGCTCGCCAACACATCTGTATTGTATATTGTTCCAAGTGCAATGTGCAAAGCATCATTGTAACTTTTATTGGTTAACGCACCTTCTTCAATGTATGTTTCTGCAAGTTGGATTGCTTCATCTACAATGCTGATGTTGATTATGTTTGTTTTGGGGATTTCCTTAACTTTATTTCTTACCTTTGGCCTTGCAAGTTCCAATTCTTGTAAAGTCAAGTCAGAAAGCATTAACAGTTTTGTTCCTTTCTTGAATTCATCAAAAAGTTCGTTTGACCATTTTTTAAACTCTTCGTCAAAGCAACCGCCAATTACTGAAGTGTCTGCGTAAATTTCCATTAGTCCAAAACAGATAACTTTCAGGTTTATGTGGTATTTCACCTAAAAATCTAAATTAAAAAGAAAGAAAAGTGATGTAAATATTATGATACTTCCTTAATTTAGTACAATAAAAGTAAAAAATTAAAACTTTAAACCATCACTTTTTGGGTGAAAAAATCAACACTAGGTAATTCCGGTTTTTCAATTTAGATTTTTAGGTATACTACCAAGCGGTAGCTTTTTAAATTTTTCAAACAGAGAAAGAGGTTTTTTCTTTATAATATAAATGCAGATATTTGTATCAAGTAAGTACTCCATTAGTCAATGTTTTCTCTGTTTTGTTCATCTGGCTGATCTCTATCATTCATAAAGTCTTCAGTAAAAAGACTCAGACTATCAATCATACTTTGCCAAGGCTTGTTGTAGGGTATTATATACAAGGTATTTCCAATTTTCTTTAGATAAACCTTATTATCTTTAATTTCCAGTTGCTTTGGGATTTGTATTGCCTGAAATCCCTCATTATTCTGTATATCTATTGTTTCGAATGCCATGTCATTTTTTTTTGAGTTGTACAAATTTAAAAAATAATATTGAGTTGCTTATTTTTTTTTCAAATATACGATTTTTTAGAAAACAAAGCAGGTTCAGATTGTAATTTTTAGTGATAAATTATATCTCCTCGGAAGTCCGAAAAATACGGCTGCTGATTTGGCGTCAAAGTCGTCATAGCTTTGAGTATATGAGTCGTTATTTTGGGCATCAGAAATATAAACATTATTAAGTGCATTCAGAACACTAAACCTTAAATTCATACTAACTTTATTGAATTGAAAGCGATAACCTGCATGAAAATCAACCAGGGAGTAATAGGGAATCTTCCAGGATTCCTTCGGATTGCCATTTTCGTCAGTCGCATTACTGCTGCCATCCAGCGATAAGGGATTGAAGTCTGCATAATGATTTCCAAAATAAGTAAATCTTCCTTTAATATACAAACCTGCAACGGGTTCATATCTGAGCGTAGCTGCATATTGGATTTGTGCCGCGTCTCCTACGTGAATACCTTTGGCATTAAAATAATCTTTATAGATAACCTGCCCCTGGTCATCAAAAACTCTTACCGTATCTCCCGAATCCCATTTCCAGTCACCAACTGATAGAAGTCCCTCCAGATCAAGATTTTTTGAGAGATTATAAATAAAATCAAATTCAATACCTTTGTGTAAGGCATCAATGCCATTTACGTTGGCTGTGAAGGCTTCATCATCTATTATTACCGTGATCCCACGATCAACAGGTTTATTTTTCCATTTAGTAATATATCCATTGATATTTGCTGCATAGTTTGAA
Coding sequences:
- a CDS encoding nucleotidyl transferase AbiEii/AbiGii toxin family protein; translated protein: MHEEILTKEQVELLPLIKSFSNQFYLVGGTAIALQIGHRRSVDFDLFRDKEFRISNVKQKIHKNNYTIDEIVYSEEGEFTIKVNKVKITFFNFPHKIEAKVKFNDIINMPNILDLAAMKAFVLSYRAKWRDYVDIYFIIKDHYSFFEISSRTKQIFKNLFNEKLFREQLGYFKHIDRSEPIEFLKTKVADKEIEAFLEEAATQPF
- a CDS encoding type II toxin-antitoxin system VapC family toxin is translated as MEIYADTSVIGGCFDEEFKKWSNELFDEFKKGTKLLMLSDLTLQELELARPKVRNKVKEIPKTNIINISIVDEAIQLAETYIEEGALTNKSYNDALHIALGTIYNTDVLASWNFKHIVNLERIRLYNSINLRLGYRIIEIRTPREILKSKDNEKE
- a CDS encoding AbrB/MazE/SpoVT family DNA-binding domain-containing protein, whose translation is MAFETIDIQNNEGFQAIQIPKQLEIKDNKVYLKKIGNTLYIIPYNKPWQSMIDSLSLFTEDFMNDRDQPDEQNRENID